Proteins encoded together in one Papaver somniferum cultivar HN1 unplaced genomic scaffold, ASM357369v1 unplaced-scaffold_21, whole genome shotgun sequence window:
- the LOC113339761 gene encoding protein LURP-one-related 6-like, with amino-acid sequence MQGGNDKVHVEPIVSKEYCCESSQTILTIRRRPHVVSGGGFVVTNCSLQVLFRVEGCGILGTDKELVLKDGDGDCLLLIREKGGIVQALSVHKQWRGYARNYEGVQRLVFTLKVPKSWLMKNVISAYVEPRKFHNKEWDFQIVGSFPDKACSIIDANGNIIAKVGVTKEEGEEISNMDVYHVVIQKGVDQAFVVGVIAVLDNIYGESTRC; translated from the exons ATGCAGGGTGGGAATGATAAGGTCCATGTTGAACCAATAGTGAGCAAAGAATATTGTTGTGAATCATCACAGACAATACTAACAATAAGAAGAAGACCTCATGTAGTGAGTGGAGGAGGTTTTGTTGTTACAAATTGCAGTCTTCAAGTTTTGTTTAGGGTTGAAGGTTGTGGAATCCTTGgtactgataaagagttggttcttaaagatggagatggagattgtTTGCTTCTTATTCGTGAAAAG GGAGGTATTGTCCAAGCATTGAGTGTTCATAAGCAATGGAGAGGGTATGCGAGAAACTATGAAGGAGTTCAAAGATTGGTGTTTACCTTAAAAGTTCCAAAATCATGGCTTATGAAGAATGTAATCAGTGCTTATGTCGAACCACGAAAGTTTCATAACAAAGAATGGGATTTTCAGATCGTAGGTTCTTTCCCTGATAAAGCTTGTAGTATCATTGACGCTAACGGGAACATTATCGCAAAG GTTGGAGTGACGAAGGAGGAAGGTGAAGAGATAAGCAATATGGATGTGTATCATGTGGTGATACAAAAGGGGGTTGATCAAGCATTTGTAGTTGGAGTCATTGCCGTGCTTGACAACATATATGGAGAATCTACAAGATGTTGA
- the LOC113339790 gene encoding copper transporter 5, translated as MMHMTFYWGKNVTILFSSWRTDSWLSYAISLLVCVVFAAFYQYLEDKRLKLKNMERAKKSPSSTIETPLLIPILGKRNLGKRFWLGLLFGVNSAIGYLLMLAVMSFNGGVFIAIVVGLMIGNVLFRCDEEDEDLSLDNPCACA; from the coding sequence ATGATGCACATGACATTTTACTGGGGCAAAAACGTCACAATCTTATTCTCATCATGGAGAACTGACTCATGGCTGAGTTATGCCATAAGTTTACTGGTTTGTGTTGTTTTCGCAGCTTTTTATCAATACTTGGAAGATAAAAGATTGAAATTGAAGAACATGGAGCGCGCTAAGAAATCTCCATCATCAACGATTGAGACCCCTTTGTTGATACCGATTCTTGGTAAGAGAAATCTTGGGAAGAGATTCTGGTTGGGTTTGTTGTTTGGGGTTAATTCGGCGATTGGGTATCTGTTGATGTTGGCTGTTATGAGTTTTAATGGTGGGGTTTTTATTGCTATTGTTGTTGGATTAATGATTGGGAATGTGTTGTTTAGATgtgatgaggaagatgaagatttgagttTGGATAATCCTTGTGCTTgtgcttga